One window of the Glycocaulis alkaliphilus genome contains the following:
- the infB gene encoding translation initiation factor IF-2, giving the protein MSDADERNPSGRKPLTLGARTGSGTVQQSFARGRSKAVVVEKKRKRIAPGASGAPAGKDAGTSAGKPAASDADKARAALAAKAKQLGLSEEELIRRQRAIARARAEAEERDAKKKAEEAEHARKAEEDRKALEDQRRREEEARKEAEARKKAEAERAAAPDPADIPVPVDPDTAKPQRKVVDKDARAKDEARGGDVEDDEGRAKKKLAPAAKAAPSRSKDAGERRHKGRLTIQNLVEDDEGRQRSLASMRRAREREKQRRTQGGTEREKVARDVVVPESITVQELANRMAERAADVVKFLMKQGQMVRAVDFLDADDAELIVEEFGHRVKRVSDADVEEGFISAEDAEETKQPRPPVVTIMGHVDHGKTSLLDALRSTDVAGGEAGGITQHIGAYQVQLKSGEKITFLDTPGHAAFSAMRARGAQATDIVILVVAADDGVMPQTAEAINHAKAAGVPMIVAVNKIDKPDATPDKVLNELLQHEIVTESMGGDVQFVPVSALKKIGLDELTDAISLQAEMLELKANPDRSAEGIVIESQIDKGRGPVATVLVKRGTLKRADIVVAGVQWGKVRALTNERGAQMSEAGPSLPAEILGLDGAPEPGEAFSVVESEARAREIVDYRMRQRRDKSGGTGGGGTSLEQMMARLQQNEVQELPVLIKADVQGSAEALTGALEKVGNEEVRARVIHAAPGGVSEADVQLAKASGAPIFAFNVRANKQARDLAEQEKVEIRYYSIIYDVIDDVRKTLEGLLAPEKRETFIGYAEILEVFNITKLGKVAGCRVTEGVVRRGCGVRLLRNDTVIHEGELSTLKRFKDEVNEVRAGTECGMGFVGYQDLQKGDQIECFTVEEIERKL; this is encoded by the coding sequence ATGAGCGACGCTGACGAACGCAATCCTTCGGGCCGCAAGCCCCTCACCCTCGGCGCCCGTACCGGATCGGGTACCGTGCAGCAGAGCTTTGCGCGCGGCCGCTCCAAGGCGGTTGTGGTCGAGAAGAAACGCAAGCGGATTGCTCCAGGCGCTTCAGGTGCGCCTGCGGGCAAGGATGCCGGTACATCGGCTGGCAAGCCTGCTGCCAGCGACGCTGACAAGGCGCGTGCAGCGCTGGCCGCCAAGGCCAAGCAGCTCGGGCTTTCCGAGGAAGAGCTGATCCGCCGCCAGCGGGCGATTGCGCGTGCGCGGGCCGAGGCCGAAGAGCGCGACGCGAAGAAGAAGGCTGAAGAGGCCGAGCACGCCCGCAAGGCCGAAGAGGACCGCAAGGCTCTCGAAGACCAGCGCCGGCGCGAGGAAGAGGCCCGCAAGGAGGCCGAAGCCCGCAAGAAGGCCGAGGCCGAACGGGCCGCAGCGCCTGATCCCGCTGACATTCCTGTTCCCGTCGATCCCGACACGGCCAAGCCCCAGCGCAAGGTCGTCGACAAGGACGCCCGCGCCAAGGACGAGGCACGCGGCGGTGACGTTGAGGATGATGAGGGCCGCGCCAAGAAGAAGCTGGCTCCGGCTGCCAAGGCTGCGCCGTCACGGTCCAAGGATGCTGGTGAGCGCCGCCACAAGGGCCGCCTGACCATCCAGAATCTCGTCGAGGACGATGAGGGGCGCCAGCGCTCACTCGCCTCGATGCGCCGCGCCCGTGAACGCGAGAAGCAGCGCCGCACGCAAGGCGGCACCGAGCGCGAGAAAGTTGCGCGCGACGTTGTCGTGCCGGAAAGCATCACCGTGCAGGAACTGGCCAACCGGATGGCGGAACGCGCCGCCGATGTGGTGAAATTCCTGATGAAGCAGGGCCAGATGGTCCGCGCTGTGGACTTCCTTGACGCCGATGATGCCGAGCTGATCGTTGAAGAGTTTGGCCACCGCGTGAAGCGCGTGTCGGACGCGGACGTGGAGGAAGGCTTCATCTCTGCAGAAGATGCTGAAGAGACAAAGCAGCCGCGCCCGCCGGTTGTGACCATTATGGGCCACGTTGACCACGGCAAGACCTCGCTTCTCGATGCCCTGCGCTCTACCGACGTGGCAGGCGGGGAAGCGGGCGGCATTACCCAGCATATCGGCGCCTATCAGGTGCAGCTGAAATCCGGCGAGAAGATCACCTTCCTGGATACGCCTGGCCACGCCGCCTTCTCGGCGATGCGCGCCCGCGGCGCACAAGCCACCGATATTGTGATCCTGGTGGTGGCCGCTGATGACGGCGTGATGCCGCAGACGGCGGAAGCCATCAATCACGCCAAGGCGGCCGGCGTGCCGATGATTGTGGCGGTCAACAAGATCGACAAGCCCGATGCGACGCCGGACAAGGTGCTCAACGAGCTGCTGCAGCACGAGATCGTGACCGAATCCATGGGCGGTGACGTCCAGTTCGTGCCGGTCTCGGCGCTGAAGAAGATCGGTCTTGATGAGCTGACCGACGCGATTTCGCTGCAGGCAGAAATGCTGGAGCTCAAAGCCAATCCGGACCGCTCTGCCGAAGGCATCGTGATCGAGAGCCAGATCGATAAGGGCCGCGGCCCGGTCGCCACTGTTCTGGTCAAGCGCGGCACGCTGAAACGCGCCGACATCGTTGTCGCCGGTGTTCAATGGGGCAAGGTGCGCGCGCTGACCAATGAGCGCGGCGCGCAGATGAGCGAAGCCGGTCCGTCATTGCCAGCCGAGATTCTCGGCCTTGATGGCGCGCCGGAGCCGGGCGAAGCCTTCTCGGTAGTGGAAAGCGAAGCGCGTGCCCGCGAGATCGTCGATTACCGCATGCGTCAGCGCCGCGACAAATCGGGCGGTACGGGCGGCGGTGGCACATCGCTGGAACAGATGATGGCCCGCCTGCAGCAGAACGAGGTGCAGGAACTGCCCGTCCTCATCAAGGCGGATGTGCAAGGTTCTGCCGAGGCGCTGACCGGCGCGCTGGAGAAGGTGGGCAATGAGGAAGTACGCGCCCGCGTCATCCATGCGGCTCCGGGCGGTGTGTCAGAGGCCGATGTGCAGCTGGCGAAAGCCTCCGGCGCCCCGATCTTTGCCTTCAATGTGCGCGCCAACAAGCAGGCGCGCGATCTGGCCGAGCAGGAAAAGGTCGAGATCCGTTATTACTCGATCATCTACGACGTGATCGACGATGTGAGGAAGACGCTGGAAGGCCTTCTGGCACCGGAGAAACGCGAAACCTTCATCGGTTACGCCGAGATTCTGGAAGTCTTCAACATCACCAAGCTTGGCAAGGTGGCCGGTTGCCGCGTGACCGAGGGCGTGGTGCGCCGCGGCTGCGGTGTGCGCCTGCTGCGCAATGACACCGTCATCCATGAAGGCGAGCTCTCCACGCTCAAGCGCTTCAAGGACGAGGTCAATGAAGTGCGTGCCGGTACCGAGTGCGGCATGGGCTTTGTCGGCTATCAGGACCTGCAAAAGGGTGACCAGATCGAGTGCTTCACGGTGGAGGAGATCGAGCGCAAGCTCTGA
- the nusA gene encoding transcription termination factor NusA produces the protein MAIGVSANRLELLQIARAVAQEKMIDEPLVLAAIEEAIQKAARSRYGSELDIRCSIHPKTGEMKLTRHTTVVEEVENDSQEISLEEAKKMDPNAEIGTVFEEELPPIEFGRVASQTAKQVITQKVREAERERQYEEYKDRIGEIINGIVKRVEYGNAIIDLGKAEGIIRRNDAIPREALQPNDRVRAYIYDVRTEVRGPQIFLSRAHPDFMAALFAQEVPEVYEGIIEIPRVARDPGSRAKIAVISNDSSIDPVGACVGMRGSRVQAVVNELAGEKIDIIPWNPDPATFIVNALQPAEVAKVVLDEESQRIEVVVPDDQLSLAIGRRGQNVRLASQLTGWSIDILTEVEESERRQKEFTERTALFIEALDVDEVIAQLLATEGFTDVEDLAFVELDEIAVIEGFDDETAEEIQTRAREFLDKRATEQDARRKELGVDDALLEIDGVTLPMAVKFGENEVFTVDDLAGMTPDDLRGWYETRDGERVREPGILDGFDIEAADAERLIMKARVAAGWISEEDLPAEEPEEAEADAEADAVEEAVEEALAEDGEFDLAALEAEAERLGVDLETLINAGEEAETAEEDEDK, from the coding sequence ATGGCCATCGGGGTCAGCGCCAACAGGCTGGAACTTCTGCAGATTGCCCGCGCGGTTGCGCAGGAAAAGATGATTGACGAGCCGCTGGTGCTCGCCGCCATCGAGGAGGCGATCCAGAAAGCCGCCCGCTCGCGCTATGGCAGCGAGCTGGACATACGCTGCTCGATCCATCCCAAGACCGGCGAGATGAAGCTGACCCGCCACACCACAGTGGTTGAGGAAGTCGAGAACGACTCCCAGGAAATCAGCCTGGAAGAAGCTAAGAAAATGGACCCGAATGCCGAGATTGGCACCGTGTTCGAGGAAGAGCTGCCGCCGATCGAGTTTGGCCGCGTCGCTTCGCAGACCGCCAAGCAGGTGATCACGCAGAAAGTGCGCGAGGCCGAACGCGAGCGTCAGTACGAAGAGTACAAGGACCGCATCGGCGAGATCATCAACGGCATCGTCAAGCGCGTCGAATACGGCAATGCGATTATCGATCTGGGCAAGGCCGAAGGCATTATCCGCCGCAATGACGCGATCCCGCGCGAGGCGCTGCAGCCCAATGACCGCGTGCGCGCCTATATCTACGATGTGCGCACCGAAGTGCGCGGGCCGCAGATATTCCTGTCGCGCGCACACCCGGACTTCATGGCCGCCCTGTTCGCGCAGGAAGTGCCAGAAGTCTATGAAGGCATTATCGAAATTCCCCGCGTGGCGCGTGATCCGGGCAGCCGCGCCAAGATCGCCGTCATTTCCAATGACAGCTCCATCGACCCTGTGGGCGCGTGCGTCGGCATGCGCGGCAGCCGCGTGCAGGCGGTCGTCAACGAGCTGGCGGGCGAGAAGATCGACATCATTCCGTGGAATCCGGATCCCGCGACCTTCATCGTCAACGCGCTGCAGCCGGCGGAAGTCGCCAAGGTGGTGCTGGACGAGGAAAGCCAGCGCATCGAGGTGGTGGTGCCTGATGACCAGCTGTCGCTGGCCATTGGCCGCCGGGGCCAGAATGTGCGCCTTGCCAGCCAGCTGACCGGCTGGTCGATCGACATTCTGACCGAGGTTGAAGAGAGCGAGCGCCGCCAGAAAGAGTTCACCGAGCGCACGGCCCTCTTCATCGAAGCCCTTGATGTGGACGAGGTCATTGCCCAGCTTCTGGCAACAGAGGGCTTCACCGATGTGGAAGACCTCGCCTTTGTCGAGCTGGACGAAATCGCCGTCATTGAAGGCTTTGATGACGAAACGGCCGAAGAGATCCAGACCCGCGCGCGCGAATTCCTCGACAAGCGGGCTACCGAGCAGGATGCGCGCCGCAAGGAGCTGGGCGTGGACGACGCGCTTCTGGAGATTGACGGCGTCACCCTGCCGATGGCGGTGAAGTTCGGCGAGAACGAGGTGTTCACGGTCGACGATCTGGCTGGCATGACACCGGACGATCTGCGTGGCTGGTACGAGACCCGCGATGGCGAGCGCGTGCGTGAGCCGGGCATTCTTGATGGCTTTGACATCGAGGCCGCCGACGCTGAACGCCTCATCATGAAGGCCCGTGTGGCGGCGGGGTGGATTTCCGAAGAGGATCTGCCGGCCGAAGAACCGGAAGAAGCCGAAGCGGACGCAGAGGCGGACGCCGTTGAGGAGGCCGTCGAGGAAGCGCTCGCCGAGGATGGCGAGTTCGACCTTGCCGCCCTGGAAGCGGAAGCCGAGCGCCTCGGCGTGGATCTTGAAACCCTCATCAATGCGGGTGAGGAAGCTGAGACGGCGGAGGAAGACGAAGACAAGTGA
- the rimP gene encoding ribosome maturation factor RimP has product MAFFGQFAASEPSLRTRNRQDEIIAALADPVADAMGYEIVRIRVLSGKRQTVQIMAEKADGTMDVEDCAKLSRALSEVFETNDPISGEYVLEVSSPGIDRPLTMLAHFERWDGFEAKIELDRLVENRKRFRGLLAGIEGENVLIDLEGEEETAMLPFEWIAEARLVLTDALIAESLKGRGGEAPVWTDGAETVTDDTQTDKTSKTNR; this is encoded by the coding sequence ATTGCCTTTTTTGGCCAGTTTGCCGCTTCGGAGCCCTCTTTGAGAACACGCAACCGCCAGGACGAGATCATTGCCGCGCTCGCGGACCCGGTCGCTGACGCGATGGGCTATGAGATCGTGCGCATCCGCGTGTTGTCGGGCAAGCGCCAGACCGTGCAGATCATGGCGGAAAAGGCCGATGGCACGATGGATGTGGAAGATTGCGCGAAGCTGTCGCGCGCCCTGTCCGAAGTGTTTGAAACGAACGATCCGATTTCCGGCGAATATGTGCTGGAAGTCTCCTCGCCCGGCATTGACCGCCCGCTGACCATGCTCGCCCATTTTGAACGCTGGGACGGGTTTGAAGCCAAGATCGAGCTCGACCGGCTCGTGGAGAACCGCAAGCGGTTCCGCGGGCTTCTGGCCGGGATCGAGGGCGAAAACGTGCTGATCGACCTCGAGGGCGAGGAAGAGACGGCCATGCTGCCGTTTGAATGGATTGCCGAGGCCCGCCTTGTGCTGACCGATGCGCTGATTGCCGAGTCCCTGAAAGGGCGCGGCGGGGAAGCCCCGGTCTGGACGGACGGGGCCGAAACCGTGACTGACGATACCCAAACCGACAAAACCTCAAAGACCAACAGATAA
- the thpR gene encoding RNA 2',3'-cyclic phosphodiesterase, giving the protein MALRVFAALPIPDEIAERVSPLLKGVPGAKWRPEENFHITLAFYGEWPEDRIAELDHELSLIRIAPFDLRLKGTGHFGKASPTQLWLGVEGGEPLERLARQCHRAGVKAGMDMEKRNYTPHLTVAYLNMAEIVRVQRFEERLNLWASEPFLADRFHLYSSHQRGRGPNAYEIEAEYPLES; this is encoded by the coding sequence ATGGCCCTTCGTGTCTTTGCCGCCCTTCCCATACCTGACGAGATCGCCGAGCGGGTAAGCCCGCTTCTCAAAGGCGTGCCCGGCGCCAAATGGCGCCCGGAGGAGAACTTCCACATCACCCTCGCCTTCTATGGCGAGTGGCCAGAGGACAGAATCGCAGAGCTGGATCACGAGCTGTCCCTCATACGCATCGCGCCCTTTGACTTGCGCCTGAAAGGCACCGGCCATTTCGGCAAAGCCAGCCCCACCCAGCTCTGGCTGGGTGTGGAGGGCGGCGAACCGCTCGAACGCCTTGCCCGTCAGTGTCACCGCGCCGGGGTGAAGGCCGGGATGGACATGGAAAAGCGCAATTACACGCCGCACCTGACGGTCGCCTATCTCAACATGGCCGAGATTGTGAGGGTGCAGAGATTTGAAGAGCGGCTGAATCTGTGGGCGTCCGAACCCTTCCTGGCCGACCGCTTCCACCTCTATTCCAGCCATCAACGCGGGCGCGGCCCCAATGCCTACGAAATCGAGGCGGAATACCCGCTGGAGTCGTGA
- a CDS encoding acyl-CoA thioesterase: MSGREPPARRPDYAAFERIETRWADNDVYGHINNVTYYAYFDTAVNRWLVKAGLLDIAAGDPIGLVVETGCRYHAPAAFPDRLEAGIRVGRLGNSSVRYEIAIFHEGGEEAIAEGHFTHVYVDRKTRRPVSLPDSWRKALERLAG; the protein is encoded by the coding sequence GTGAGCGGGCGGGAACCGCCTGCGCGGCGGCCCGATTACGCGGCGTTTGAGCGCATCGAGACGCGCTGGGCGGATAATGATGTCTACGGCCACATCAACAATGTCACCTATTACGCCTATTTCGATACGGCGGTGAACCGCTGGCTGGTGAAGGCAGGATTGCTGGACATTGCCGCTGGCGATCCCATCGGCCTCGTGGTCGAAACCGGCTGCCGCTATCACGCGCCGGCGGCCTTCCCCGACCGGCTGGAGGCGGGGATACGCGTGGGGCGGCTGGGCAATTCCTCGGTGCGCTACGAGATCGCGATTTTCCACGAGGGCGGGGAGGAGGCCATCGCCGAGGGCCATTTCACCCATGTCTATGTCGACCGTAAAACCCGCCGCCCGGTTTCCCTGCCCGATAGCTGGCGCAAGGCGCTGGAGAGGCTGGCGGGTTAG
- a CDS encoding RNA-binding protein, translating to MKTPRTRRCIASGETAHEASLIRVAASPDGMVVPDIAAKLPGRGAWISASREAVATAIRRKAFQRAFEGPVTVPEGLADEIERQLAARALSILGLARRAGRLAMGYDGSRGAITASLPPAWRIEASDGAADGRRKLDQLAHGAAPGVPVAMCFSAGELGAALGRSGVVHLVLSPGPEAAAFGVLMGKLAGFRATGPQTPDGPARES from the coding sequence GTGAAGACGCCCCGGACACGGCGCTGCATCGCGAGCGGTGAGACCGCTCACGAGGCCAGCCTGATCCGTGTGGCGGCCAGTCCTGACGGGATGGTGGTGCCGGATATTGCGGCCAAGCTGCCCGGACGCGGGGCCTGGATCAGCGCCAGCCGGGAGGCGGTTGCCACCGCCATAAGGCGCAAGGCCTTTCAGCGGGCTTTCGAGGGGCCGGTAACGGTGCCTGAGGGGCTTGCTGACGAGATCGAAAGACAGCTTGCCGCACGGGCACTGTCAATTTTAGGTCTCGCAAGGCGAGCAGGACGGCTCGCAATGGGGTATGATGGCTCCAGAGGTGCCATCACCGCATCGCTGCCGCCGGCCTGGCGCATCGAGGCCAGTGACGGCGCGGCGGACGGGCGGCGCAAGCTGGACCAGCTGGCGCATGGCGCAGCGCCGGGTGTTCCTGTGGCGATGTGTTTCAGCGCCGGGGAACTTGGCGCGGCGCTTGGGCGCTCCGGTGTGGTGCATCTTGTGCTGTCACCGGGACCGGAGGCTGCGGCGTTCGGAGTGTTGATGGGCAAGCTGGCCGGTTTCAGGGCCACAGGCCCGCAAACGCCGGACGGCCCGGCACGAGAGAGTTGA